The genomic DNA GCCGCATCGATATGGATCACGCCCGCGCGCACCCCGAGCCGTTTGAGAATGACCATCGCGTTTTCGGAAGTCTGTGCCAGGGGTACGACGAAGGCCGACACCCCCTCATGCACAACATTGGATAGGAATTGCCAGTAGAGTGACGGCCAGCCGTGCCGCATCTTGAGGTCCTCGAAAATCCGGTCCGGACATTCGCGGTTCCAATGCTCTGGACTGCCGAGAAAAGTGTCGATGGCAATCACGGCCCCGTTCACGCCTTGCGCTTTGAGGTGCTTTGCCATGTAGATTGTCGAGCCCCCCTTCCAGACACCGACATCAATCACGATGCGAGGGCGACGGGCGAGGAGTTCACGCTCCAGCGCCGGATGCCGGCTATTCCATCCCTGCAGATCTACCGGGACATTGGGAGTGAAGCCGGCATAAACGTCCGCGGCGAACAGTTTCCTCTGAAGTTCATTGGCCGGAGTTTCCGCACTTTCCACCGACTGTCGGACCCGAGGTTCCGCAGATATATCCGACGCGGCCTGCTGCGTAATGCGGGCGAGTTGCCTTTTCCTGAATTCCTCACTGTTAGCTATACGGCGCACGATCTCGGCCGGTTGCATCTCGCCGGTATTGAGGGCAGAGGTAAAGGTGTCAAACCCGAGGCGATCTGGAGCCCGTTCCAGAAGCCCCCAGTAAAGGGACTGCACGAAAGTCTCCGATGGAAGCTCCTCATCGGCAACCGTTACCATCAGGCTCTGCTCCCGATCGATGAGTGACACTCGCGCCTCAGCCGCCATAATGGCCAGATCATCTGACGTCGGAAAATCGAACCCTGTCAGTTGCTCGTCGAAAAAGACGGTCTCGTCATAACCCATGCTCTTATACAGCTCTGGATTGTAATGCTCGCCGACATCACCAATGTAATGGCCCTGGGCTGGGAAACACATAAGTCTGACGGTGCCGAGCGCGGCGCAAGCGACCTCTTTCGCCGCATCCTGAGATGTTCCAAAGATCGGCAGGCCGAGCGAAGAAAAATAGGCCCGTATGCGATCATCAGGCCGCTCGGAATAAGGGCTGTTCCGTACGAGGCCCAGATACTCTTCCACGATTTCGCGCTGACGCTGCCACTGCCTGCGAGTCAACGCGAAACCCCAGTTATGGCCCATGGGGACGAGATGGCGTCTTAGCTGCTTCTGCTCCTCATTGGAGGCCCTATGAACGCCATATGCAGCCACGTAACCAACACGTTCTTCACTCAGCGCAAAATCTGAAAGTTTTTGTAACGTATCAAGATAGTAACGTGAGAGAACCATGTCGTCTTCGAAAAATACGCCAAGATCGGCCTTCATTTCATCAAAGACGAATTTTTCCGCACGCTCGAAATTAAGAGCCACCCCGAGATTGTACGGAGCGTGATGAACCACCCCAGCGGGAAAGTAATGCTGAAACACCGCGATACTGGCAGCAATATCTTCGGGATTTGCCCTGGATCTGCCGCCGAATGGGCTTCTTGCTCCGTCCTGGAATAGATGGACGGATCTGTCCTCGACATCAACACTCTGCGCTTTGAGACTCTTCAACACCCGGCCGAGAAAGTTGGGCCTGTTGAAGGACATAATCGCGATCGGCGGCAGAAACGGGCGTACCATCTGGTCTGGCATCAGTTCGCTCCTTTTCGGAGGCATCGTTCGTTGTCTTCCCCGGCCAGCGGCTTCGGGATGCCCGGGAGATTATGCCCGTGCCGCAGCGGGCCCATCGCAGCTCGTACTTCCGTTCATACGTTCTCGAAGAGAAGCTGCTCGACGATATTCTGCCGCTCGGCTGCGTCCACTTCGCTCGCCCAACCGAT from Roseomonas gilardii includes the following:
- a CDS encoding class I SAM-dependent methyltransferase, which produces MPDQMVRPFLPPIAIMSFNRPNFLGRVLKSLKAQSVDVEDRSVHLFQDGARSPFGGRSRANPEDIAASIAVFQHYFPAGVVHHAPYNLGVALNFERAEKFVFDEMKADLGVFFEDDMVLSRYYLDTLQKLSDFALSEERVGYVAAYGVHRASNEEQKQLRRHLVPMGHNWGFALTRRQWQRQREIVEEYLGLVRNSPYSERPDDRIRAYFSSLGLPIFGTSQDAAKEVACAALGTVRLMCFPAQGHYIGDVGEHYNPELYKSMGYDETVFFDEQLTGFDFPTSDDLAIMAAEARVSLIDREQSLMVTVADEELPSETFVQSLYWGLLERAPDRLGFDTFTSALNTGEMQPAEIVRRIANSEEFRKRQLARITQQAASDISAEPRVRQSVESAETPANELQRKLFAADVYAGFTPNVPVDLQGWNSRHPALERELLARRPRIVIDVGVWKGGSTIYMAKHLKAQGVNGAVIAIDTFLGSPEHWNRECPDRIFEDLKMRHGWPSLYWQFLSNVVHEGVSAFVVPLAQTSENAMVILKRLGVRAGVIHIDAAHEYEAVLRDARQYWDLLEPGGILIGDDYPWPGVARAARDFATEVGLTLRVEDPKWLIEKPT